One stretch of Spirochaeta lutea DNA includes these proteins:
- a CDS encoding TIGR00266 family protein, whose protein sequence is MTINLVQRPANTAAHLTLAPGETCTAEGGAMIAMSEDMGIQTRVSKGKGLKAALKGMSRSLAGEGFFLNHFTAGSRGGEIYLATDLPGDMQVVELEPGMKLTAQSGAFVAHSDEITMDIQWGGFKNLFSGENFVWLNLSGSGVVLLSAFGAIYPVDVSGEYIVDTGNIVAFESGLEFSVSKAGKSWVSSFLGGEGLVCRFTGHGRVWCQTHSDRALGAKLTPHLTAKKQ, encoded by the coding sequence ATGACTATAAATCTTGTGCAACGTCCGGCGAACACCGCCGCGCATCTGACCCTGGCTCCCGGGGAAACCTGCACCGCCGAGGGTGGTGCTATGATCGCCATGTCCGAGGATATGGGGATTCAAACCCGGGTAAGCAAGGGTAAGGGTCTGAAGGCAGCCCTCAAGGGAATGAGCCGAAGCCTGGCCGGTGAAGGCTTTTTTCTCAATCATTTTACCGCAGGATCCAGAGGCGGTGAGATCTACCTTGCGACGGATTTGCCGGGAGATATGCAAGTGGTAGAGCTGGAGCCGGGAATGAAGCTGACAGCCCAGAGCGGAGCCTTTGTTGCCCATAGCGATGAAATCACCATGGACATCCAATGGGGAGGCTTTAAGAACCTGTTTTCAGGAGAGAATTTCGTATGGCTCAATCTTTCGGGGAGTGGTGTAGTCCTGCTCAGTGCCTTCGGTGCCATATACCCCGTGGATGTTTCAGGGGAGTACATCGTCGATACGGGAAATATTGTAGCCTTTGAATCGGGGCTGGAGTTCTCGGTCAGCAAGGCCGGAAAAAGCTGGGTATCCTCCTTTCTGGGAGGGGAGGGGCTGGTTTGCCGCTTCACCGGTCACGGAAGGGTATGGTGTCAGACCCACAGCGATCGAGCCCTGGGAGCGAAGTTGACACCCCATCTGACCGCAAAGAAACAGTAG
- a CDS encoding TIGR00266 family protein, translating to MKAVLEGGTAFSYITITLDPGEQVIAESGAMQSMDAGLDMDAKPNGGFFSALGKRTFGGESFFVNHFRNNKTVSQNLVLAQDVPGQIVEIALGPDQEICLQRGSFLACTPGVSLSTAWAGFASWIGGEGLVKLRARGQGILWFGAYGGILTRQVSGELLVDSGHLVAYDPGLSLGIRAPGGAFASIFGGEGLVTRLQGQGTVYLQTRSIRGLAAWLNPKFR from the coding sequence GTGAAGGCGGTACTTGAGGGCGGAACAGCCTTTAGTTACATAACCATTACCCTTGACCCGGGTGAACAGGTCATTGCGGAATCCGGTGCTATGCAATCCATGGATGCCGGTTTAGATATGGACGCTAAACCCAACGGGGGGTTTTTTTCAGCCCTGGGTAAGCGGACCTTCGGGGGAGAATCCTTCTTTGTAAACCATTTCCGGAACAACAAGACGGTTTCTCAAAATCTGGTGTTAGCTCAGGACGTGCCCGGCCAAATTGTGGAGATCGCCCTGGGTCCCGACCAGGAGATTTGCCTGCAGCGGGGCAGTTTTCTTGCCTGCACCCCCGGGGTCAGTCTCTCCACCGCCTGGGCGGGGTTCGCCTCCTGGATCGGTGGCGAGGGACTGGTGAAGCTCCGGGCCCGGGGGCAGGGTATTCTCTGGTTCGGTGCCTACGGGGGGATTCTCACGCGCCAGGTTTCGGGCGAGCTTCTGGTGGATTCAGGGCATCTGGTAGCCTACGATCCCGGCCTATCCCTGGGAATCCGTGCTCCCGGCGGTGCCTTCGCTTCCATTTTTGGCGGGGAGGGATTGGTAACCCGTCTTCAGGGCCAGGGAACGGTGTACCTTCAGACCCGGAGTATCCGGGGGTTGGCAGCCTGGCTAAATCCGAAATTCCGGTAA
- a CDS encoding YihY/virulence factor BrkB family protein → MAFREERKEIPDKGSKRVQRLLMDRKPKVHRRRTGFRRLAKARELTSTMRLLRFFRIYDANNGPILAKGIAFSLLFGSIPLLFILVSLRSVLLVPEVMTLIENQLLGFLPPDIKQQVIDRVLGEAPSLSSLDFVTIGAFLYAVNTLFTDLGTGMATMLGSSMQQTLVYRVVAIPLMAVFLLLFYAGAVLTPLLDVASSLVVLPGWVSGLLSRLAAWMLYTVIIAGMYYLFSGRILRFIPTLVIAGLAAGASQAFAVLGSRIILGLGARLLILGAVASVLVVLFYMRILSDILLISSVLVRIYAVPQGIAETESKGEPWWHPKAFWRYLTAGLRKTSQD, encoded by the coding sequence ATGGCATTTAGAGAAGAACGGAAGGAGATACCCGACAAGGGCTCGAAGCGGGTGCAGCGGCTTTTAATGGACCGGAAACCGAAGGTGCATCGGCGCCGTACCGGGTTCCGTAGACTGGCGAAGGCCAGGGAACTAACCAGCACCATGAGGCTGCTGCGCTTCTTCCGCATTTACGATGCCAACAACGGGCCGATCCTGGCCAAGGGCATAGCCTTTAGCCTGCTCTTCGGAAGCATACCCCTGCTCTTTATTCTGGTAAGCCTCAGATCCGTACTCCTGGTCCCCGAGGTAATGACCCTCATCGAGAACCAGCTCCTGGGTTTTTTACCCCCGGATATAAAGCAGCAGGTAATAGACAGGGTTCTCGGGGAGGCTCCGTCCCTGTCATCCCTGGATTTTGTGACCATCGGTGCGTTTCTCTACGCCGTGAATACCCTGTTCACCGACCTTGGTACGGGTATGGCCACCATGCTCGGTTCTAGTATGCAGCAGACCCTGGTATACCGGGTGGTTGCCATTCCGCTCATGGCGGTGTTTCTTTTACTGTTCTACGCCGGTGCTGTGCTCACTCCGCTGCTGGATGTGGCGAGTTCCCTGGTGGTACTGCCGGGGTGGGTATCGGGGTTGTTGTCCCGTCTTGCGGCTTGGATGCTGTACACAGTAATTATTGCAGGCATGTACTATCTCTTTTCCGGCCGTATCCTGCGGTTTATACCGACCCTGGTAATCGCCGGCCTGGCGGCGGGTGCGAGTCAGGCGTTTGCGGTTCTGGGTTCCCGGATTATCCTGGGATTGGGTGCACGGTTACTCATCCTCGGGGCGGTGGCTTCGGTTTTGGTGGTACTATTCTACATGAGAATCCTCTCGGATATCCTACTCATCTCCAGCGTATTGGTACGGATATACGCCGTTCCCCAGGGTATCGCAGAGACCGAATCCAAGGGCGAACCGTGGTGGCATCCCAAGGCGTTCTGGCGGTATTTGACGGCTGGGCTGCGAAAGACATCCCAGGATTAA
- the mscL gene encoding large conductance mechanosensitive channel protein MscL — protein sequence MRFREFIKRGNVVDLAVAVIMGGAFGKIVNSLVNDIIMPGVGVLLGGVDVSSLSITLGAVVLNYGSFIQSVIDFFIIALVIFIAVRTRDSLAEGFKEGWQPKKPGGIPEPPSNQGTPEGPASERAGEPDSTKTCPYCQSVIHIKALRCPHCTTVLKKRSSAPGGRVELT from the coding sequence ATGAGGTTCAGAGAGTTCATTAAACGGGGAAATGTGGTTGATCTCGCCGTCGCGGTTATCATGGGTGGTGCCTTCGGGAAGATCGTAAACTCCCTGGTAAATGATATTATCATGCCCGGGGTAGGGGTGCTTCTGGGAGGGGTGGATGTTTCCAGCCTGAGTATTACCCTGGGGGCAGTGGTACTGAATTACGGATCCTTTATTCAAAGCGTAATCGATTTCTTCATCATTGCCCTGGTGATTTTCATTGCCGTGCGAACCAGGGACTCCCTGGCAGAAGGCTTTAAGGAAGGTTGGCAGCCTAAAAAACCAGGGGGGATACCTGAACCGCCCTCGAACCAGGGTACTCCTGAAGGCCCCGCCTCGGAAAGAGCCGGGGAGCCCGATTCCACCAAGACCTGCCCCTACTGCCAGTCGGTCATTCACATCAAGGCCCTGCGGTGTCCTCACTGCACCACCGTACTGAAAAAACGTTCCTCAGCCCCCGGCGGCCGGGTTGAGCTTACCTAA
- a CDS encoding GNAT family acetyltransferase, with protein sequence MEIRIYNDTEDREAVKDLWQRVFGYQDARNEPGFVIDLKLSRQDGLFFIARESQNLLGTIMAGYDGHRGWIYSLGVDPNSRLKGVGTALLRRAEQALSDLGCVKINLQIMDYNGRVQEFYRKNGYAAEPRISMGKEISHNIPSRDFQKEGK encoded by the coding sequence ATGGAAATACGAATCTACAATGATACTGAGGACAGAGAGGCGGTCAAAGACCTGTGGCAACGGGTCTTCGGCTACCAGGATGCACGGAACGAACCCGGCTTTGTCATTGATCTGAAGCTGTCCCGGCAGGACGGGCTGTTTTTCATTGCCCGGGAATCCCAGAATCTCCTGGGCACAATTATGGCCGGATACGACGGACACCGCGGCTGGATCTACAGCCTGGGGGTTGATCCGAACAGCCGCCTCAAAGGGGTGGGTACCGCCTTGCTCCGCCGGGCCGAGCAGGCCTTGTCGGATTTGGGGTGCGTTAAAATCAATCTGCAAATAATGGATTACAACGGCCGCGTTCAGGAGTTCTACCGTAAAAACGGGTATGCAGCCGAGCCGCGGATCAGCATGGGCAAGGAGATATCCCATAACATTCCCAGCCGGGATTTTCAGAAGGAGGGGAAATGA